The following DNA comes from Myxococcales bacterium.
GTACAGGTGCCGGTAGCTTTCACCTGGCAACGGCCCGGAGATCTCGACTCGGTACGGCTCCGGCGGACCGGCCGGATGCAACGGATATCCTGTACACATGAACTCTTTGACGAGCCACGCACCGCGTGCAGAGGGTGAAAGTGTCGCTCGCCCCTGGAGCGCGATCACGCCAGGCTCCGCGAGGATGCCCGCCGCGTACGAGGCCAAACTGCTTGGCCCTTGATCGGGGGTGCTGTGCCAGGCAGACGACAGCGCCAATGGACGAGGTGAGGTCCAAAGGCGCTGAAAGTTGCGGTCTCCGCGCAGAGTGACGTCGACGAGAAAGTCGAGCGCAGCGCGAGACATCAACGCGAGGCGATCCGCGTCGTAGTCGGGAAAGAGGCTTTTGTCTTTTTCGGGGTATACGTCGAGCCCCAGCCACTTTCGATAGAACGAGCCGACCCCCAAGACGGCCCGGTTGTTCTCGAGCATGTGAAGGGCCGCGCAGTAAAGGTCGCCGGAGGTCTCTATGACCGGCAGGTACGTTTCTATCGCCACGGTGGCGAGCTCGATCTTTTTGGCATTTTCCTGCTCTGGAGCGGTCCAGAGCAGGAA
Coding sequences within:
- a CDS encoding DUF1588 domain-containing protein; this translates as MAMENVAFLLWTAPEQENAKKIELATVAIETYLPVIETSGDLYCAALHMLENNRAVLGVGSFYRKWLGLDVYPEKDKSLFPDYDADRLALMSRAALDFLVDVTLRGDRNFQRLWTSPRPLALSSAWHSTPDQGPSSLASYAAGILAEPGVIALQGRATLSPSARGAWLVKEFMCTGYPLHPAGPPEPYRVEISGPLPGESYRHLYERLLDGVICTSCHDDLDGAGFALDQFDVVGRLAPTDIYGQAFDASGVLRYSYTGEFAPPADNLEGKLPFASLGELGQLLSRHIETQACYAQRWLEYSHAPEQASAEGISDKAKLLAETLRAHDGQIRFLIAAVLEARFGG